TTCTGCCTTCTGCCTTCTGCCTTCTGCCTTCTGCCTTCTGCCTTCTGCCTTTCCCAGTCCCCTTTCCCCCTACTTAAGTGTTTGTTTGATGGGAATTTCAATGGAAAATTCTGTCCCTACTTCTGGTTTTGAGGAACATTTAAGTTTGCCGCCGTGTTTTTGAACGATGATTTGGTAGCTAATAGCTAAGCCTAATCCTGTACCTTTTCCAGGTTCTTTGGTAGTAAAGAAAGGATCGAAAATTCTCGATTTAACATCAGGTGGTATTCCTAAAGCATTATCGGCAATTTTAATTCTGACAAAGTTGTTGTCAATAACTTTTGTGGAAATTTCTATAGTTAGTTCTTCCAATTTGTCGTTAGGAAATTGCTCAAATTTGTCTTCTGAACGACTTTTGGCTTCTAACGCATCAATGGCATTAGATAACAGGTTCATAAATACTTGATTTAATTGACCAGCATAGCATTCTACCGGGGGTAAATTATCATAATTTTTGATGATTTGAATGCCGGAATGCCCTGATTTTGGTTTGAGGCGATGTTGCAAAATCATTAATGTGCTGTCAATACCTTCGTGAATATCTACTGGTTTAATGTCGGATTCATCTAAGCGCGAAAAGTTACGTAATGATAATACTAATTGTCTAATGCGATCGGCCCCTACTTTCATGGAATTTAGCAATTTTGGTAAGTCGTTAGCAAGAAAATCAACATCAATTTCTTCGGCTTTTGCTTGGATTTCTGCATGGGGTTGGGGATAATGTTTGAGATAAAGCTGTAATAATTCTAAAAGGTCATGACAGTAATCGCTTGCATAAGTTAGATTACCAAAAATGAAGTTAACTGGGTTGTTAATTTCATGAGCAACTCCTGCAACTAATTGTCCTAAGCTAGACATTTTTTCGGTTTGGATTAGTTGCGCTTGCGTTTTTTGTAAGTCTACTAATACTTGTTCTAATTGTTTAGCTTTTGCTTGTTCTAATTCAGCAGAAATTGAAGTTTGTTGGTAAAGTTGGGCTTGCTGAATTGCGATCGCTGCTTGATCGGCCAATTGTTGTAATAAATCTATTTCTGTAGTTAGCCAAACTCTAGGAGAGTGACATTGATGGACAATTAATAAACCCCAAAGTAACTCGCCCATTCTAATGGGAACTATTAAGTTAGCTCGCACATTTATGCTTTGCAAAAACTCTGAATAACAAGCAGGAATATTGTCGTGAAAAATGTCGTTAATTACCCCTACTCGCCCTTGTTTATAAGCTTGCGCTATTTCTTCAGTAAAACAATCTTCTAACCCAGAAAGACTTAAAATAGAAAACCAATTTCCAATCGTTGATTCGACAATTACTTCACCATGCCATTGTTTGGTAAATTGATAAATTACTACTCGGTCTGTGTTAAATAGTTGGCGGACTTCTTTGACTATAGTTTGTAATATAGTTTTGAAATCTAAGGTGCTGCGAATTTGGTCGGTAATTTGCTTTAATAAGTTAGCAAATGTGAGTGAATGTTCTAATTGTGCTGTACGTTCTTTTACTTGGCGGTCTAAATCAGCATTAAGTAGTTGCACTTTTTTGTACAATTGATATTGTTGTACTGCCAGAGAAAATTGCGAACCTAAAGCTACACCTATTTCTAATTCTTCTGGTTTCCATTCAGGAGCTAAACCTTTTTTTAATTCTAACCAAGCGGCGAAAGATCGTCGGGGATAGAGTTGTCTTTGGTCTGAGTCAAATCTTCCCGCCCACAGGGTTTCTTTGTCTATTTCATGCCGAAAAATTGTCAGATATCCTAAAAATTGCTGCCGACATATTAGAGGAATAACTAATATGCCTCTGATTTTAGTTGGTTTAAATATTGTTGCTAATTGACTTAATTCTGCATCTTGATAAAGATCGGCGATCGCCCAGATAGAATTTGCCGAAGAAGTATTAGGGTTGGGCAAAAATTTTTGCTGCCAAATGGGGTCTTCTTCTAATAAGTAATTATTATTTTGATGAATGTTTAGAGCCTCACCATAAGTATATAATTTTGCTGGATACTGTTTATCTCCTACTATGTAAAGTCTCCCACCATCACTTTGAAAAATTTTAACAGTTTCTGCTAATGCTTCTTCTAATTCAATTGTATTTAAATGATGCAATTTAATAGAAACTTGGTTAATTGCTGCTTCTCTTTGAGCTTGTTGACGAGCTTGCGTTAATAAGTTACTTTGAGCAACAGCTATTGATACTTGATCGGCAATTTGTTGTACTGCATCTAATTCTAGTGGGGAAATATTTTTTGGTTCCGCATGATGAGATACAAGTAATCCCCAAAGTTTAGGTTTAGAGTTATGAGAATGAGTATCGTATTGCAAAATCGGTACAACTACGGAAGACTTTACTCCCATTGCTGTTAGATATTCAATGTGGCAGGGATCTACAGGTCGAAAACGAATATCTTCGATTTCTAAAGCTTTTCCAGTATCGGGACAATCTAAAGAACTTAAGCCAATTTCGCCTGTGGCGACGTTGACCATTGAACGCTGACGCGCATTGACAAACATTTCCCGTGCATTTACGGGTATGTCGTCTGCGGGAAAGTTTAATCCGAGTAAGGAAGGAAAGCGATTTTCCTGTATTGATTCTGCAATTACTTCGCCGCTACTATCAGGGTGAAATCTGTAGATCATGACGCGATCGGTATCTAAAAAAGCCCGAATTTCTGCTACTGTAGCGGTTAAGATGTTCTGTAAATCTAGAGATTGACGGATGCGATTAGTCATCCGATTTAACAGAGCTATTTGAGCTAATCTTGGTTCTGATGATTGAGAATTATTTGTAAATGTCATACTTACAAAAAATCATAATAATAATCGTGTATATTAATTGTTAAATAAAAGTTACGCTAAGAGTTAAAATTTTAATAAAAATAGGTATTTATTCGCAGAATTTAATTTTCCTTGAATCTAAGTAATTAAATTCGCAATTTTGGATTTAGAAAGAAAAAGAAGGATTTCTTCTTCTTTCTCAGGAGCAGTTTTTCTAAATTTTACTGGGAATTTTTTAGTTCCCGGATCTCTTGACGTACACTCATGAGAATTTGACCTAAATTATTTTGACCAGTATTATTTAAACCACAACCCCAATAGTAATCAGTCGGTGAGTTTTCCACAATTACTTGTTCACCAGTTTCTAGGAGGATTTCTTGAATATCTGGGTGAGTGAGAAATTTGATGAGTACTGCTTGACGCATAATCGAGCATTTGACTTCTTCCCAATCCGATCGAACTTTGCGCGTGCGATCGCGTCCTAAAGATGCAGCTTTTTCCGGTGTGGTAGCAGCTTTAATTATCGGGATTAAAACGCTATCTTTTGTACCTAAAAATTTGTTTGCTTGGTAGTAATGTTCTACTGTTTGCCAATATTCTCCTTCTATACAAATGCCATGTGGAGAAAAATTAGAAAAACAGCCGTAGGGGTCATAAACTTTGTAAAAATATATTACCATTCCCAACTGCTCTCGATTATTTTAGTTGAAACTATTGATTAATTCATCGCTAAAATTATGTCATGGACAATCAGGCTTGACAAGTAAATCATTTCTAATTGATTATTTGCTAATTTGAATTAATAATTTTAGCTATAAAAGGAATATTAATAGTTTTTGGTGTAGTTAATTCTCTCAATAGCATATTATAGTAAAGCAAAAGTAAGGAATTTAACAATCATGACAGTCCAAAATTTTGAAAAAACTAATTTGATGTGGGAATTTCAACAACAAATGCAGCGATTTAATGAGTGGTTGGAATTGATATTTTCCCAGAATCAAACTCAATTCCCAAAAGTAAATTGGAATCCAGTTTTATTAGATTTACTATGGTTAGTTGTCCGAGGAATATTTTGGCTAATTATTGGGTTGCTATTAATTTGGTTGGGTTGGCAAATTTGGCAAAATTGGAAAAAGTACTATGATTATTCTCTAAATTTAGGAAATGCAGCGCCATCAAAAATAACAGATGTAAATCTAAATAAGTTAAAAGCAACTGCTTGGCTAGAACGATCGCGCAAATTTTATCGCCAAGGCAACTATCAAGAAGCAGTACGTTGTTTATATATGGCAATGATACAAAAACTAAACGATCGAGGTATAATTTTGGATGAAAGTAGCCGGACAGATGGAGAATATCGGCAATTAATTCAAAACTTACCTAATCGAGAAGCTTATCAAATTTTATTAAATACTCACGAACAGCTATGTTTTGCTGAGACTCCGATTTCCTTAGAAATATTTGAAAGATGCCAACAAGCGTATCAGGAAATTGAAAAACAATGAAACTTTCGCGTAGAAATTGGTGGTTTTTGGCGATCGCCTTGGGAGCATTAATTGTATTTACCCTATTAGCTGCTCCGCAAAACAATAATCTTAATACTGGTTCTACTTACAGTCGTTCTCCTAGCGGTTATGGTGCTTGGTATGCCTTTATGGAAAAGCAGGAAATACCGATTAAACGTTGGCAAAAACCTTTAGAAAAATTACCAACAATTAACAGCGATCGATCGATCGATACAGCAATGACATTGTTAAGAGTAAATGGCGGAATTCCTATATCATCTTTATTTGCCGAGGAACGGAAATGGTTAGAAAAAGGGAATAATTTAGTTATTTTAGGTGTAAATGAACCCGTCACGGAAGCTGATTTTACTACTAACCCAGAAAGTGCATTTGGGAAAGTAAAAATTTCCACGACTAGACGTAAAACCAATACCCGAAATTTAGAGCAAAGATTAGGCGATCGATTTGGAGCGATCGTTTGGGAAGAAAAATTAGGTAAAGGTAAAATAATTTATGCAACTACATCTTACTTGGGAGCTAATGCTTATCAAGATGAACCTGGTAATTACAAATTTTTAGCAGAATTAGTCAGTGAAGATAGCAAACTAATTTTAGTAAACGAATATATGCACGGATACAAAGATAAA
The Phormidium ambiguum IAM M-71 genome window above contains:
- a CDS encoding NADAR family protein, giving the protein MVIYFYKVYDPYGCFSNFSPHGICIEGEYWQTVEHYYQANKFLGTKDSVLIPIIKAATTPEKAASLGRDRTRKVRSDWEEVKCSIMRQAVLIKFLTHPDIQEILLETGEQVIVENSPTDYYWGCGLNNTGQNNLGQILMSVRQEIRELKNSQ
- a CDS encoding DUF4129 domain-containing protein, translating into MTVQNFEKTNLMWEFQQQMQRFNEWLELIFSQNQTQFPKVNWNPVLLDLLWLVVRGIFWLIIGLLLIWLGWQIWQNWKKYYDYSLNLGNAAPSKITDVNLNKLKATAWLERSRKFYRQGNYQEAVRCLYMAMIQKLNDRGIILDESSRTDGEYRQLIQNLPNREAYQILLNTHEQLCFAETPISLEIFERCQQAYQEIEKQ
- a CDS encoding DUF4350 domain-containing protein; translated protein: MKLSRRNWWFLAIALGALIVFTLLAAPQNNNLNTGSTYSRSPSGYGAWYAFMEKQEIPIKRWQKPLEKLPTINSDRSIDTAMTLLRVNGGIPISSLFAEERKWLEKGNNLVILGVNEPVTEADFTTNPESAFGKVKISTTRRKTNTRNLEQRLGDRFGAIVWEEKLGKGKIIYATTSYLGANAYQDEPGNYKFLAELVSEDSKLILVNEYMHGYKDKETIAEENNESWVSYLIKTPLFPAFLQLVVILLILIWAKQHRFGQATKLTTPSVNNSEAYIQALASVLEKAETREFVLDTIGKEEQLQLQQSLGLGQTLVTQETLINAWVEQTGRTATELEQVLLTKSQKRRSTQEELLNWLEKWQQIRQSILDFRLK
- a CDS encoding GAF domain-containing protein, yielding MTFTNNSQSSEPRLAQIALLNRMTNRIRQSLDLQNILTATVAEIRAFLDTDRVMIYRFHPDSSGEVIAESIQENRFPSLLGLNFPADDIPVNAREMFVNARQRSMVNVATGEIGLSSLDCPDTGKALEIEDIRFRPVDPCHIEYLTAMGVKSSVVVPILQYDTHSHNSKPKLWGLLVSHHAEPKNISPLELDAVQQIADQVSIAVAQSNLLTQARQQAQREAAINQVSIKLHHLNTIELEEALAETVKIFQSDGGRLYIVGDKQYPAKLYTYGEALNIHQNNNYLLEEDPIWQQKFLPNPNTSSANSIWAIADLYQDAELSQLATIFKPTKIRGILVIPLICRQQFLGYLTIFRHEIDKETLWAGRFDSDQRQLYPRRSFAAWLELKKGLAPEWKPEELEIGVALGSQFSLAVQQYQLYKKVQLLNADLDRQVKERTAQLEHSLTFANLLKQITDQIRSTLDFKTILQTIVKEVRQLFNTDRVVIYQFTKQWHGEVIVESTIGNWFSILSLSGLEDCFTEEIAQAYKQGRVGVINDIFHDNIPACYSEFLQSINVRANLIVPIRMGELLWGLLIVHQCHSPRVWLTTEIDLLQQLADQAAIAIQQAQLYQQTSISAELEQAKAKQLEQVLVDLQKTQAQLIQTEKMSSLGQLVAGVAHEINNPVNFIFGNLTYASDYCHDLLELLQLYLKHYPQPHAEIQAKAEEIDVDFLANDLPKLLNSMKVGADRIRQLVLSLRNFSRLDESDIKPVDIHEGIDSTLMILQHRLKPKSGHSGIQIIKNYDNLPPVECYAGQLNQVFMNLLSNAIDALEAKSRSEDKFEQFPNDKLEELTIEISTKVIDNNFVRIKIADNALGIPPDVKSRIFDPFFTTKEPGKGTGLGLAISYQIIVQKHGGKLKCSSKPEVGTEFSIEIPIKQTLK